In Scomber japonicus isolate fScoJap1 chromosome 20, fScoJap1.pri, whole genome shotgun sequence, the genomic window AGTTGCTTAAATCTCAAATTTCACACATAGAGAGCTAGAAAGAGGAATTTGAAATTGAAAGTGTCTTGTTTcgttttttgctttgttttacaCAGAAAAACTGCAACAGCACCTAAATCAAAAACAGCCACTGTCATTGTATGACTCATTTTGTAACAATCCAGTATCCGGCTGCTGTTAGTTttcagaaaaggaaaagagcaaagaaaaaagtctgTAAAGAGAAAACAGGGTATATTTACTCAGTTTTGTAAAATTAATCAAACCCCTAAGTCTGAAATCTGTCATGTGAGAGGCTTTATATCAGTTAAGGTTTGATCTTACCTGAAGGGTCTTCGGGACAGTGACACTTTATTATTAGATCAAACATTTTAGGCAGTGAAAAGACTTGAGTGCCATCTGGTGGACTTGTATGTTTTTTGCATTTGTCTCCACTTCTGAAGTTAATATTCTGCAAAAAGTGGGAAGCTTGTATCTCAGTCACAAACCTCTCAAACTTGAcagtgcaataaaaaaacaataatactaTGAACTACTTAAAACTATGATATAACCCTAATCCATACAAAAAAATTCTCAGTCCAGCTCCTCTTATGATTTTACCACTTCAGTTTATCCACTAAATTCcatgttgcaaaaaaaaacacatgtgcTGAGAGTTGTGTAATCACCTCATAAATCAGCCCTGTGCCTCCATTGTAGCAGATCGCTTTGCTTCATGCTCTGACACGGGGCCCCTTGATCAGCCAGTGTAGCTATGTTACATCTGGCCATGCTTGATAGGCTGTGAAGTGAAGCCGTCAAATCTGATCCCTGAAATCCACACTGGTCTGATCTCCAATCAATCCTGCACATGAAAGGACGGCATTATTCACTGCTGAGGCTTCGCTCTGTGGCCCCGTCAGTGACCCAGTTGGAAACATTATTTGGTTGTAACAGAGGAACAATGTGGTATAGCTCACATTTGGCCGTGCAGGGCAAGATTGCACAATAAAGTCCTgcctttttaacccttaaacatatgCATACTAATGCTTTATTTGATCCGTAAGTGTCACCTTTCTATCTGATTTATCTGTTATAGCTTTTCACTGCAGATGCCATTACAATAAATGGAAATAGTATGATGTGCTGGTAATCTGTGAAAGCTTTGAGGCATTGACAGGAATTTAAAATAAGGTTCTTTAGAGATGAACAATGCTTGGCTCTTCAACAGGCCTTTAAAAGATGGACCCAAGAATCAATCTGGCAGGATTCAAAAGGTGAAGAGGGGGATTTAAAACGGCAGGCAACCACTAAGTAAACAGAGAGGGGTTTTAAATTCAGTCCTCACTTCTTAAATCAATAATTTTTGTGCACATCAGGAAGCCATTAAAGGGTCCAGAGAAGCCAAAAATGACCATGAAATGACTAATGTCATACTACTAATGAAGTAATTTAACATACAAAGAGAACAGGTTTTAGGTGAAATTGCTCCTGATAATGATCATTTTGATGAAAGATGTGAATATTAAATACTTCCTTCCGTAAATGCCAGCCTTCTGGTGCTGACAAATGTGTTCTTATATGACTAACACCATTTCCTATTGACTCATTTCTGAGAAAAGGGGGAAAGTTTGTGATAATGCACTGATATTCTTACGTTGAAGCTGATATCACTAATCCACCAGGAAACCAGCCAGTTTATATATCTTTTCAAAGTTTTTTCAAAGACAAATGATCTGTAATCAAGATGATGTGATTCCACAGTTGGTGAGAGGAATGCTGAGCTGTGCAGAGTTAAGAATTGCAAAATCTGTTTTACATAGATTGCTAGCCAAGTACAAGAAGTGCCAGTACAAGAAGTTCAAGCTCAACtgggaggatgtgttgaaactGTAGTGAAACTGTAGTGAAACTGTAGTGAAACTGTAGTGAAACTGTAGTGAAACAAATTGGATTCAGTGGAAGAAGCCAGGAGCGGATATTTGTCAGGAATCAATTTCACAGCAAACATGACCATAACTTGGCATTCCATCAAAATTTCTGAGTCAAACCCAAATCTTATGATGGCAATACCTACTATATCTTAAAATATTTATGTAAGAGCACACTAGTCTTCCATGTTCCCTGTTTGCCTTTATACAGCAGATATaacaaaagtgttttttctaGTCAATGGACTTCCCTGTATAATAGAAAATATagtgaaaaacataaataatacgCAGTTTACCAGCCACATGATAAATGTATCAACAGAGAACATTTTACATATCTAATACTTTGCCAGTTATACTTAGAAATCATTAAACCTGACATTACTTACATTTAAACTGTTGATATAATATTAGCTATGCATAGTATATAGATTACACCCATCACACTCACATGTGTCTGTGTtacaattttaatatttatttatatagttgtTAATGTAACGGTTTTGACAGTATATGGGACATATGTACGCATATGATGATTTGTGCCTTGATGTTGCTCAGTCTTAAAACTGAATATACTGCTACAAAGATCAGCACTCTGATGCCTTTatgataaaacatgttttctgcatccactttgtgtttttggttCTGTATAGTTCAAGTAagtactgtgtgtttttactgatGCACATAAGTACATCTAGGGTTGACTGTCTTACAGGTATGTAAgcatatttcaccaaaaaatgCTCATTTTGATTTGAAAACATGAAGATAAAGGGATTTCCCCCCTCACACTTCCATGGATTCCACAACAGAGGGAGCTGTGTTACTCAAAATGAGCAGTCTATTCTCCCCACACAGCTGTAATCATCTATCTTTCATCTCCAGATGACCACCCTGTAGGAAACCTGAAAACGAGACCATCTCAGAGTATTGAGACTGACCCAAAGGGTGGTGTCCTTGTCACTCTCCTTAGATGCAGTACCTTAGGTGCcacttacctttttttttgctacaaGAGAAAATCAGCAGGTGCCCACACAAGccctcactggaaacatttTCACCTGCAACCCAACCCCAAACTGGGCTGCGCTCTGTGGGATTGGATGCGTCACCCTATCCCCCACTTTGTGTCCCATTACCCAGCAGTTGTAATGCTCACACCAGTGTAACGTGTCTAAGGTAGCAGGCGGGGCAAGCTGAGCTGGCCTGAAATTTAAATTAACCTCAGTGACATTTATATGTGCTAGAGAACAGAGGTGTTACATTACCAGTACCCTCACTCTATGCATGGACACACTCAACCCTGTCGTACATAGAGGTTAACAAAAGAATGCACACACTCGCATACATTAGTTGAAAGAAATACAGAGACCCACATGTCCATTACTTTTATGTTTATCTCCTCCTATGAGCCTCCCTTAACAGTGGCTGGTCTAAATGCGTTAGTCTGTTATcacaggagagagggaaggagggagctgtgtgtgtggcaggaaaTGTCAAAGAGAGAGGCTTACCATCTATTTTTCAGTACTGTTGAACCTCCTGTTCGTCACAGGAGGCTGTACCTAGGCGTCCTTAAGATTAACTCTGTCAAGATCAATATCATTGTTTTCTGTAAAACAAACTCAGCCTATTTATAGAAACAGAGCATGGAAACTGTTAACCAGATAGCAAAAAAAGTAACAGAAAAAGTACATGTCTTCTTAAAGAAGTACTTTGATATAAATGAGGAAATGTATTTGCTTTCTTACCGAGAGTTAGGAGACAAGATTAATACCACTATCAgagagagtggtattgatcttatcatctaactcttggcaagaaagtgaataagcacatttaccaaaatgtcttttaaaagaCTGGGGCGTTTCTTTTGGGAAACAGGCAGACTGAGGTTGAGGTGAAACTGTCTTTGTGCTGTCATTGTGAGTCCTCTGGACCCTTACGGCACCCAAAGGGTATTTGGACAGCCCTTCACCCAAGCAGCCAGGCAGCAGAGAAGGGGGCAGCTGATCCCCCATGGCATCCTCTCTTAATTTCTCCTCGAGAACTGGGTCACACAAGATGATGGGTGCATTCCCATACTTTATgctcaagtgttttttttatggccATCATTAATGATTTATTGTCTTGCTCTGCTCTGGAGGCATGTGTGTCTGACATAGGGATACCCTTGTTGACAAATAATCATAAACATCAAATTTCATTATTCAGTGCTGCACTGGGTTATTCTTACCTTGCTCTGTGAAAAAGGCAACAGCTCATCTTTAGAGTGCAAAGTCTCCTCTCAAACAAGTTTCCTTTTTGGGGTCTCAGTTAGTACTGTTGATTTAATCAGAAGAGATACAAATGCATCATCCTCTTTGCCACAGTCTAGTGAAATAGGAGAGCCACATCCCTGACAGCTCTTTTAAATGGACCAGCAGGTCATGGCCCCATAAATGTTATTTGGAAAACCCATGGGAGTGACCGCATCAGACAATATGGCTCCCAAGGGCACCCTGGGTGCTTATTAAAGACttgagagagaatgaaaaacagCACAGGGGGAAAGGCTCTGTCTAGATAACCAGGTGTGATCATGAAGGTTTCCCGTGTTGCCTTAATTACTCTGAGTGTAGAAGGGAGAGTAATGAGTGTTTGCTGAAGGGCTTTTCCTACCAGAATATGAAGAACTCATCCCTGTTTCCttgtctcttttcatttcatgacAGCTGAACTGTGGTACCCTTTAATTATCTGCTTCTCAAATCAACCTTTTCTGACAATGAGATGATATTGCTTACAAGGTTATTGTCTTGTGACTAAGAACTAGCATTTCAAAATTGGCATATTATGTTGAGAAGTAATTCCAGAGGTGTAGTGTGTTTCTGATATCAAATAGGCATTGACTGTCACACCTTTTCCAGTTTGCTCCTATTTGGTGGCGAACAATCAAATTGTCCTTCACCACTGGTTGACAATTGAGTTTTCGGCTCGTTCCCTCTTCACCAAGCCTACATCCTCCCATGTTCTTTCATTTACTAAGTCGACTACAATTTTCAATTGCCTGACATGGAGAGACACACCAGGAAACTggtaaattaaaagaaaattataaGTCTCTTCATGGACAATGTGGAGTACTGAGATGTGTTGTACAGATTATTCAGGAGTCCCATTTTTTCATACCTTGGTGAGAAAAATCAGCTGTATACAGCAGAAACCCTCCACAGTCAAACAGTCCTAATATCCAAAAGCCAGCTTGGAGGTCTGCGGTTCTCATCAGTATGGAACTGAGGTACAGAAGCTATTAAACACATCACAGAATAACTGATGAGTCCTTCATCACACAGCGATCTGATACATCCGCAGTGAGCTAAGCATGCATCTGCTTAAGAGTGATTCAAATTTGAAACACTGTACGTCTTTTCATTTCTGGTGTGATAGTTGACTTGCTTTGGTGGAAGGCATTGATTCTAATATAATATCTCAACAAGCAAAAAGAGAAATCCACAAACAGCTATGTTATTGTAAAACATAATTTTACTGATAATACACTGATGAATACCGTAAAGAGGATTGTAAGTGAAAAGGGTTGTACATGAATTGAAGTAATAAGAGTTCCTAACATTAGAGTTACGTATTCCGCTGTTCATATTGCTCTTTGATGTTGCCTCCTGAATAATATGTGTCAGAGAGGTGCATCAAGGGGCATGCACCACTGGGTAAATTCCATTAATATTCCATATTTGGAGTTAACCAAAAACATGCCAGTGCTTTCACTCCCTTAGCGCACAGACTAGACCATCAACTCAGCCAGCAAAAACTCCTAATGGTCCAGCTTATAGATGAATAATTAATCTGGGCTAGGTTGTATTGGCCTGTTTTTCTTGTGTAGGTACATGTCTTGTAGCCCACCTTGGCTCCATTACAACAGCTGGGCAGAACTGACTACAACTTATGAATGTAGTTGCAAGTTGTAACTCCATCTGCTTTGGGGTGGTTACCACTTCAGGTCCCAGGTGtagttccctcagccctatacCACAGTACTAATGGTAGAAGACTCTTCTGACTTGCCCTGTCTGCTGGGCAACGACTTGAGATACTCCAGGTGTCTGCGGGCATCCTCCTGATTAGCTCTGACATAATAGACCAGGTAGGAGATGACCATGGTGAACCAGCCAAACATGACGACCAGCATGGCCACATCTGTAGTCCTCTTCATCACCACACATAGATCTACATCTGGCACCAACAGGAAGGCAAGACCTTGAACACGTATTTCCTCTGGATCTGAAGTCTGGCACACAATGCCCGTCAAAGACGCAGGCTCCAGGTCCACGCGAGGCATGGCCATCTGCAAGTTGCAGTCACAATGCCAAGGATTGTTTGTTAAGTTGGCACGAGCCCGCAGGCCCTCAAAGGACTCAGGGTTAAAATTGTCTAACTTGTTAGAAGAAAGATCTAGGAACTGTAGTGAGGAGCCCAGGCCTCTGAATGCCCCTGGTTCCAGCTCACTTAATTCATTGTGTGATAGATCCAGTTCAACCAGGTGGGGCAAACCTAAAAAAGCATTAGCTGGGACTGTAGTGAACTGGTTGAAGTCCAGGTAGACACGTCGCGTGTCATTGGGGATGTCCTTGGGGATCTCTGTGAGCTGCAGATTACTACAGCGCACTGTCTTGTCGCCACTCTCGCTCCCAGAGCAATAGCAGTTCTTGGAGCAACTGGTGGCAGCATGGTGGAAGCAAAAGGTCATTAGCACCAGGCTGTGCAGCAGCAAACACATGACCACTGAGTGGCGCAATAGCCAGTCTGCCAACAGGGACATTGTGGGATATGGGCATGCTCCAAGGAGGACCACCTGGATGAAGGGCCTGAAGTACACGTCAATCTCCCCAGTAGCTGTTGAGCCtgtgacagaaaaaacaacaacatattagGAGTGGTGGGAACACAGCcatttggagagaaaaaaagtaaaaagataaGTGAAAAATACTTCCTCTACATAAAACATGATTCTTTAAACGCCACCATGTTATTTAACACACAAATGGGGGGTATAGTAGCTTGTCTAATTGTAGTGAGGAGGCAGCAGGAATGCTACATGCTCATTTCAGCATGCTGGTGGCCAGAAACAACTGCACTTCTGCTGTATTTCTAGGAAAGTCTAAGGATCAAACATTCCCTTCATACCACCACAATAAACAAGCTAAGAAAATCCTTTGGTGTCACTTCGTCTCTTTTATAATTGACATCCCTGCAGTGCAGGGCTATTTCAGTACACAGAGACTGGCATTAACATAGTGATGTGACACCAAGAGGCACAAATGTTCTGAACAAAGCCTATTGGGCTTTAAAAACCAACTGGATTTGATATAGTTTTATGTAATGTTTCCAGTTCTTTCTTAAACTATATCTACCATTCAAATTCTAGAAAGTGACCATTGTAACTTTCCTAGATTGGTGTCTGTCAGGCTATGTTGTCGCTAGTCCATAAGGTCAATTAGTCAGCAGTGCAAGTAACACAGGTAGCCAAGGTAAAATTacactttatattttgtatgtaaGCCTTTGGAAAAAGCAGGTCTACCCACCTTAACACACTTCATTAATAGCTGATCAGGGCTACCTCCTATCCTGTTACTAATCCTCTTAAGGAAAAACTTCTTAAGTCAGTGTAGCATCAGTGTTGGCCACCCAATCCTTTTGTTGGGgtaaatgctaatgctacaaaCAGTGCCAAGGCCAACAAAACAGACAATGTGATGGCCTGTCTTCTTAGAGACAAAAAGGAACCACAGAGTTCAACCAGACTTCTTAATTTCTTCAAAATGGATGGAGACAGAGCAAGATCCACTTACcaagattaaaaaatgaaatcgATCTCTAAGTACCTCTAAGTATCACATGACGTTGGGGGGTAGAGGACAGCGTGTAGTGGCAACGGTGGTGGTAGTATATGTCTGAGAGGGGGTACAGATTATTTGTCTACAAGACACAGCAAATAACACTCATTGTGTTACGCCCGGTTTAAGAGATGCCTGCCAGACAAACACCAATAATGAGCCATTGGGCGAGATGGAGGCTGATGCGCCAGAGCAAAGTACAGATGAAGCCTGTGCTATTAGTGTCTGACTGCTGTAGTTTGCCTCCCTCAGACATGATATGTTTATCCATACATCTTCATCGAGACAAGGCAAAGCAACTTCCAAAGGGTTTCCCCCTGCACTTAGTGTCACCAGGGTACATGAGCAAGTAAAATAACATGATCGTTGCAGCTTAACAGCCAAGGATATAAAGAGACTCGCCTAAACTGAACGGTAACGTTACGCTTACTGCAAAGGCTGTACTTTTCCTGTCACACAGCATGCAAGCCTGGTATTTTGCTGGGAGATAATGGGGAAGCAGGAGCAGAAGGTTTTttgaacagaggaggaggagaagaaagcaTGTGGGCTAGGAGGAAATTGGACACACGAGTGCAGAGTTGTGAGAGAAGGACTGATATCAAGAGGATTTAAGGAGAGGGGTAACATTACAATGACAACACTGAGAACATTGTGTGACACTAATAAGATGTTGAGGAAAGGAGCAAATGTTAGTAATTCACAGGAACAGATGATGAAGACAACTGGCAAATTAACAGACATGTGTCGCCTTTGGATGagataaacacacaggaaaGGGGGTAAACCTAATGAGTCAcagggtggagcatcagtataATTCCAAGTCAGAGTTTCATAAACTATACTTCAATTAAAAACATGCTatcactgggggggggggggtgtacttTAATTTTACTAATGGCCTATCCCCTTACAACAAACACAGCCCTTCTTACCTCCTTATACCgtaaatacaataaatcaatGGACCTCTAAATCAGGTGAGGGCATCGTCAGTGTCTGTAAAGTCATTGCTTACTTCTGTGATAAATAACTGTCCTGCCTTTAatttacacaataaatacaGCACTCTTGCAGCCAAAGGTCAGTGTCTTGCTTCATAAATTTGCTGCTGTCAGTGCTGCACTGATAAGTCATTGGCATCTTTGGATGGTAAGCAGTAATTTGCACTCAAACCTAAACACCAGAGGCATTAAAAGGCAACATAAATGAATATGTTTTGTGACATGATATTTTTCATGTATAAATCTGACCTATTTATGGCAAAATTACATCACAGCCATACACCGAcatatttaacttaaaataCAGGTTATCAATGCAACTATAATCAGATTGCAGGGCTCTTAGCTCCATCCACTCCTGACCACCTCACTCAGTGTCCATTTTCATTACTGGGGATGCTCTCTTTGTTCACTTTGAGCACAAAACGGTGCCTGGCAGATTTCCATTGTACCTGAAGACTCCATTTTGCCCCCATAAAACAATCTGGTTGAGTTTACCTATAGAGCAATATGCAATCACCCTGTTTCACCAGGGCAGTTAATGGTGTAATGGCATTTAATGCATGTTGGAAATTATTTAAGGTTTGATGTCATAGTGAAAATATCTCAAGATTAACTTAACTTCAATCTTCTCCAGATAACTTCAATCCATACTGAGCCATTACTTTCaaactttaatttatatttatcacAAGCTGAGGgcatttaatatgaaaaaaaggcCAAACAAGCATAAATTCTTGCTCATAAGCAATAACCGGGAACTGAGAGGCTACCATTGATAAGTTTGTCTTTCATCCTGTTAGGTCAGTAATAGCCTAAACAGACTCACCATCCAATTAATGTTTTCTGCACCAGTCACATTTAGAAACCCGTACCAACATGCTCTCTTTTATGTATCTAAACTGTGTAGGAGCAGGCAATATCACAAGGAATAACATGCGTTttgatcatagactgtataaaagatcAGTAACATACACGCATACTCACGTCTTTGCcgcttctcctctccttctcatgATGTGTTTCTCAGAAAGTGTCCTCCTAAAAATCGTCCAGAGCGCTCCCCAAAAGTCGGTTCGGTTAATATTTTGGTTTGGCTTCCATCAGGTCTGTTAGTAGCTCATTAAACTTGTGCTGAGAGCCGCTCTGGCAGCCGCGACGCGCCACTGGAAATGCGTGTACAGTTCAGGGCTCGCTCAGTGCAGCCGTTCAGTTTCCACGCAACCAGAAAACTAGGCAACATTGTCGGAGCCGGCGCAAATTGCCAGACGGGAAGCCTGTCATTGATGGCGGTATATCATGTGTACgaccaaaaaataataatattatgcAATGTTTAAAATGGCAGACACATGGCGCGCAATGCGTTTACGCACAGAACTCGCCTTAGTGGCTGGATATAATTTACGTTACCGGAAGGATTTGAATCTTGGAAATGCATTCATGCAAATTTGTGATGGCATGATTAGATTGATTTCAATGCATCTGTTGATTACTCTTAAGTGAAACGGCTTTAACGTACATGCATCAGGTGCCAACTTAgtacccccacccccacatctctcacacgcacacgcagAAGTGATCTCATACACTGTGCAAAGCGCACATGGAATGACTGAGTTGGGAGCCCACACTAATCATATTTGATTTAAAGCTTCTTGTTTCAAACATACAGCCTGGCTACCAGGGCTGTGGATCTTTGGCCGTCTCCAGGCCCTTTTCCTGTCTGCTGCCAACCGATAAGGAAGCCCAGTTAAATGCACTATAAAAACAGACGTGTATGGGCACTGACCTAGGAGAGTCTGCCAAGCAGCCAGTCATATGGTATTAATggaattaaaatcaataaagtaGGTTGCTCCACCCAAATTCCCTCCCTGGTGCTCTGGGGTGGCAGACTATGTGTGATCAACTGCAGCTACATGTGTATATTGTGACCAATTAGAGTCAGATCATACTGATCCTTAATAACATATCTGTTTCACATCCCTGAATAAATGCTCTTATTCTTTCAACtgtgtatatctatctatgaagACTTAACCTAGTTTGCCATAAAATTTTGCTTAACGGAAAAAAATCTTTACAACAGTTCAGTTATAAAAACTAATTACAAAACCAGTTCTTTCAATACTAAACTGTCCTTGTGTGTAACATAGGAAAATCTGCATCACTTCTCTGGTTGTCACTTTCCTCATCTCATTGTAAACTTAATAGTGGAACATCTAGAACAACTGGCAGGAGATGCAGCTCCACAATGCAAAAGTCAGTTGTATTGGGCTACTATAATGTTTAACCCTCTAAATAACTTTACTAGTTACTAGTTACATTGGTTGGACTGTTTACAGACTGTTGACGGTTGTATTTCCTTGGTCTCATTGGACagggttgattgattgataaataaAACCACCACAGTGGTGTATCTCAGTCCCCGCGagtaacacatactgtacaacatTGTGttcattgttgcagctctgcATTCACTGCTTTGACAACCCTGCGGTCATGAGACTGTTCTCGTCAATTACAGGAAGATCAGATAGGTGAGAGAGCATATGACAGTGAAACAGCAGAAAATAGGATTACTTTCCTCATTGACAGAGGAGAGTGCACTGGCAATCAGTCTTCGCCAGCTTTATCGGATTACTTCAAATGTTCTGCTGCAGTTGGCAGCTTGTATGCATTATCAACCAAGCATTAGTCCTGATAGACTGTACTTTCAAGTGGATCAAAGTTAtccccccctaccccccacccccacccctaccgtacttttttcctctccagtCTGTCAAGAAAGTCGTAGCTGGCTCAGACTCTCATCTTTTTTACTCTAATACCAGTGCAGGTGGCATACCTGCAAGCGAACAGTTATCCATGGAGTCAAAGTGCTGAGTGTGAAGC contains:
- the lrrc3ca gene encoding leucine-rich repeat-containing protein 3B, giving the protein MSLLADWLLRHSVVMCLLLHSLVLMTFCFHHAATSCSKNCYCSGSESGDKTVRCSNLQLTEIPKDIPNDTRRVYLDFNQFTTVPANAFLGLPHLVELDLSHNELSELEPGAFRGLGSSLQFLDLSSNKLDNFNPESFEGLRARANLTNNPWHCDCNLQMAMPRVDLEPASLTGIVCQTSDPEEIRVQGLAFLLVPDVDLCVVMKRTTDVAMLVVMFGWFTMVISYLVYYVRANQEDARRHLEYLKSLPSRQGKSEESSTISTVV